One genomic region from Glaciimonas sp. PAMC28666 encodes:
- a CDS encoding DUF3579 domain-containing protein, producing MVDTIKPPNAPAREFFIQGITSDGRQFRPSDWAERLCGAMSCFRPEGGGGRNSHLLYSPYVLPTLLNGIRSVVVNEDLREIEPLAYHFVVNFAKDNDLQIVHACLLPETDPAVTAPSPKYP from the coding sequence ATGGTAGATACCATTAAACCCCCTAATGCGCCTGCCCGTGAATTTTTTATTCAGGGAATAACCTCTGATGGGCGTCAGTTTCGTCCAAGCGATTGGGCGGAGCGTCTATGTGGCGCGATGTCATGTTTCCGCCCCGAAGGCGGCGGCGGTAGAAACTCGCATCTTCTCTATTCTCCGTACGTCCTGCCAACATTACTGAATGGGATTCGTTCGGTCGTCGTGAATGAAGATCTACGCGAAATCGAGCCGCTTGCGTACCATTTCGTTGTAAATTTTGCAAAAGACAATGATCTGCAAATAGTGCACGCATGCTTGCTACCGGAAACCGATCCGGCTGTGACCGCGCCATCCCCTAAATATCCTTAA
- the rplS gene encoding 50S ribosomal protein L19 produces the protein MDLIQQLEQEEIARLGKVIPEFAPGDTVIVSVNVVEGTRKRAQAYEGVVISRRNRGLNSNFIVRKISSGEGVERTFQLYSPLIASIEVKRRGDVRRAKLYYLRERSGKSARIKEKLPQRRTVAKTAA, from the coding sequence ATGGATCTGATCCAACAACTTGAGCAAGAAGAAATTGCCCGCCTGGGCAAAGTTATTCCTGAATTCGCACCTGGCGATACTGTTATCGTTAGCGTCAATGTAGTCGAAGGTACGCGCAAACGTGCTCAGGCTTACGAAGGCGTTGTGATTTCACGTCGTAACCGTGGTTTGAACTCTAACTTCATCGTCCGTAAAATTTCTTCCGGCGAAGGCGTTGAGCGTACATTCCAGTTGTACTCACCTTTGATTGCTTCGATCGAAGTGAAGCGTCGCGGTGATGTACGTCGCGCTAAGTTATACTATCTGCGTGAGCGTTCGGGTAAATCGGCGCGTATCAAAGAAAAATTGCCACAACGTCGTACTGTCGCTAAAACAGCAGCGTAA
- the fumC gene encoding class II fumarate hydratase — MASIRIERDTFGNIEVPSARLWGAQTQRSLAHFDISTERMPTELITALAYVKHACAQANLDLGKLPESKANAIMQAATEVSSGKHPDEFPLAVWQTGSGTQSNMNMNEVLANRASEILGGERGEARLVHPNDAVNLSQSSNDIFPTAMHVAAVLGISELLLPSLRTLRDTLQKKSVAFNDIVKIGRTHLQDATPLTLGQEFSGYVAQLDFAERNIAASLDGLCALAAGGTAVGTGMNAHPEFGARVAAELSKALNASFRTAENKFAALAAHDALVAAHGALKALAAALMKIANDVRWMASGPRSGLGEISIPENEPGSSIMPGKVNPTQCEALTMICCQVFGNDVAINFGGASGNFELNVFKPLIAHNFLQSVRLLTDGMHSFDHHCASGIAANEDRIAELMARSLMLVTALAPHIGYDKAAKIAKHAHHDGSTLLQAALDLGYVTEEEFTAWVQPSRMTAPE, encoded by the coding sequence ATGGCAAGTATCAGAATTGAACGAGACACGTTTGGCAATATTGAAGTCCCCAGCGCACGACTCTGGGGCGCCCAGACGCAGCGCTCTTTGGCCCATTTTGATATTTCTACCGAGCGTATGCCGACCGAACTGATTACGGCGCTGGCTTATGTCAAACATGCTTGCGCGCAAGCAAATTTGGACCTTGGAAAGCTACCGGAATCAAAAGCCAATGCGATTATGCAGGCGGCGACAGAGGTCAGTAGCGGCAAGCATCCGGACGAATTTCCTTTGGCGGTCTGGCAGACCGGTTCGGGCACGCAGAGCAACATGAATATGAACGAGGTTCTGGCCAATCGCGCTTCAGAGATACTTGGCGGGGAACGGGGCGAGGCACGTTTGGTGCACCCTAACGACGCCGTCAATCTTAGTCAGTCATCGAATGATATTTTCCCGACAGCGATGCATGTTGCTGCGGTATTGGGCATCAGCGAATTGTTGTTGCCGTCATTGAGGACATTACGCGATACATTACAAAAAAAATCCGTCGCGTTCAACGATATTGTCAAAATCGGCCGCACCCATTTACAAGATGCCACGCCGCTCACGCTCGGTCAGGAATTTTCTGGCTACGTCGCCCAACTTGATTTTGCCGAACGGAATATTGCCGCATCCCTGGATGGATTGTGTGCTCTCGCGGCTGGCGGCACGGCCGTCGGTACTGGCATGAATGCCCACCCGGAGTTTGGCGCACGTGTCGCTGCCGAGCTCAGCAAAGCACTGAATGCCTCATTTCGCACCGCCGAAAACAAGTTTGCCGCGCTTGCTGCACATGACGCGCTGGTGGCCGCACATGGCGCATTGAAGGCGCTGGCAGCGGCCTTGATGAAGATTGCCAATGACGTGCGCTGGATGGCGTCGGGGCCGCGTTCTGGCCTGGGCGAAATCAGTATCCCCGAAAACGAGCCCGGCAGTTCGATCATGCCCGGTAAGGTCAATCCGACCCAATGCGAAGCGCTGACGATGATCTGTTGCCAAGTCTTCGGGAATGATGTCGCCATCAATTTTGGCGGCGCATCCGGTAATTTTGAATTAAATGTCTTCAAGCCTTTGATCGCACATAACTTTCTGCAGAGCGTGCGTCTTCTGACCGATGGCATGCATAGTTTCGACCATCATTGTGCGTCAGGCATCGCCGCCAATGAGGACCGTATCGCGGAACTAATGGCGCGCTCGCTGATGTTGGTGACCGCATTGGCACCGCACATCGGTTACGATAAGGCGGCTAAAATCGCCAAGCATGCGCACCACGATGGCAGTACCTTATTACAAGCCGCTCTGGATCTAGGTTATGTTACCGAGGAGGAATTCACCGCCTGGGTGCAGCCATCCAGGATGACCGCCCCAGAATAA
- a CDS encoding translocation/assembly module TamB domain-containing protein gives MTKAIASSIDQSSPDPSPPAKDKNGRGGSRFVRRLIASFLTLLLMGLLVIAALFFGLRTESGTRAIWNASVWLSQKHLSGELIGGTLAEGVRLKNVVYQDPTQQFSIDRIDGSWRLTLSPLKFSVSYLHVGTVQARMQPKPSKPLTLPARLTLPLSLSLDGITLDKISLMQGLSTTEYSNLSLNARSDGVHHSLLLERLDTAFGSVNGTVQLQGESPFSISGGAELKGAYQQDKYQLDAKVSGTLSDLHLALLGSGDKLRATADIAATPFAPIPFERVSISASHINPKLFSAGAPLADLNIQADLTPISNPQPDHSGTVKANQSDNQIDFSTLGVSGPLHISNAIPGALDKDRLPVVALDAQLRLDAKTQRLSALQIKLVDKGFINGAGEYHADGKDKNTGKFTFDVVDLDLHALHGKLQSSQLRGPVNVTLTPDTQTIGLQLADKNIAAKIDALIDPKKIDLRHAELVAGPAHLDASGTLARADGMAYAIKGKLRDFDPTRWIKNSPAAGKKADKKTDTAGKPGSARINMDLDAAGKLAPTLQLKLTFNILDSVYDNLPMTGGGVINVNDKRLLPSEAQLSVAGNSAQLKGNFGAIGDHFNFKVDAPELQRLGFGLSGALHTEGQVSGSMQKPAVKATYRAEKLVFGAQKIDSLSGQADIQADLNAKVDAAANRLQLSIVALGYHGPDIALSKLNATLMGTFGDHSLKLDTVGTVREKPLALTLAAQGKVTQNAAGYGWQGTLSELKNQGMPRISLDTPLAISASEDKLILGATRLTIADAVIDLKNLNIDHGRIQSAGAVNALNVKTLVDLAQEFTGKAPPIKTDLILDSRWDFGLSDRATGFIEINRRSGDIRVASGRGDIALGLTALRLRADLQGTQINVDTAVSAGKIGSANGHVKLGLIRIGNGLTITDNSALSGGVKASIPQLKSVGGLIGPQVALDGNLGMDLTLGGMVGQPTISGKVSGDNLAVTLYDQGIKLRDGIARINLEKNVIALQQLEFHGGDGTIRATGQLQLGKSNPDVTATIVADRLQLFASPDRQLMLSGQAKVANVNEQLRVDGKFIIDKALFDLPKNSAPTLGDDVIVVRNNGNASSVALTDKQKLAKTAEKPAGSFTPVMNIEVNFGNDFRFRGSGADLKLGGTMSVHSEPLAPLRASGTIRVTTGTYEVFGRKLAIERGLINFTGPLNNPNINILAMRRNQDVEAGAEISGYASAPRVKLVSEPNVSDEEKLSWLMFGHGSDSSALGQRQAAGQALALLGNYGGKKIAQGVGLDEFSIGSSESGLVDEQVVNIGKAITEKINLGYEQGLTSAASVLKLSWQFSRRWSMVLRGGTINGLDVLFTKRFDSFWAEKKGKSAVEKSEEELQ, from the coding sequence ATGACCAAAGCAATCGCATCAAGTATCGATCAATCATCTCCCGATCCTTCGCCGCCAGCGAAGGACAAAAACGGCCGCGGCGGGTCTCGCTTCGTCCGCAGACTAATCGCGTCGTTTTTGACCCTGTTGCTGATGGGTTTGTTGGTGATCGCTGCGCTGTTTTTTGGCTTACGCACGGAGTCCGGAACCAGAGCGATATGGAATGCATCGGTCTGGTTATCGCAAAAACATCTGAGCGGAGAACTGATCGGCGGTACCCTGGCAGAAGGCGTACGGCTGAAGAACGTGGTCTATCAAGACCCGACGCAGCAATTTTCGATTGATAGGATCGACGGGAGTTGGCGACTGACGTTGTCGCCGCTCAAATTTAGCGTTAGCTACTTGCACGTCGGCACGGTGCAGGCACGGATGCAACCCAAGCCATCCAAGCCGTTGACGTTACCGGCGCGTTTAACACTACCATTGTCATTGTCGCTCGATGGTATTACGCTCGATAAAATTTCTCTGATGCAAGGGTTAAGTACAACGGAGTACAGTAATCTGTCGTTGAACGCACGGTCTGACGGGGTGCATCATTCGCTATTGTTAGAGCGTCTTGACACGGCGTTTGGCAGCGTCAATGGAACTGTGCAGCTCCAGGGTGAATCGCCGTTTTCGATTAGCGGCGGAGCTGAGTTAAAAGGCGCGTACCAACAGGACAAATACCAGCTTGACGCCAAAGTATCAGGCACATTGTCCGACCTGCACCTCGCATTGCTAGGCAGCGGTGACAAACTGCGCGCCACTGCTGACATTGCCGCTACACCCTTCGCACCGATTCCGTTTGAGCGCGTAAGTATCAGCGCCAGTCATATCAACCCTAAGTTATTCAGCGCCGGCGCGCCGTTGGCGGACTTGAACATTCAAGCTGACTTGACGCCGATTTCTAACCCCCAACCGGATCATAGCGGCACCGTCAAAGCCAATCAGTCAGACAACCAGATTGATTTTTCGACGTTGGGTGTGAGCGGTCCATTGCACATCTCTAACGCTATTCCCGGTGCACTGGACAAGGATCGTTTGCCGGTCGTAGCGCTGGATGCCCAATTGCGGCTGGATGCAAAAACCCAGCGACTCTCCGCTCTGCAGATAAAATTAGTGGATAAAGGTTTCATCAATGGTGCGGGCGAATATCACGCGGATGGCAAGGACAAAAATACCGGCAAGTTTACGTTTGATGTTGTGGATCTTGATTTGCATGCCTTGCATGGAAAGCTGCAATCGTCGCAGTTACGCGGTCCGGTCAATGTCACGCTGACGCCGGATACGCAAACGATCGGACTGCAACTTGCCGACAAAAATATCGCGGCAAAAATTGATGCCTTGATCGATCCAAAGAAAATCGATTTGCGCCACGCGGAGCTAGTGGCGGGCCCAGCGCATCTGGATGCTAGCGGCACGTTGGCGCGCGCCGATGGCATGGCCTACGCGATCAAGGGAAAATTGCGTGACTTCGATCCGACTCGATGGATAAAGAATAGCCCGGCTGCAGGGAAAAAAGCAGATAAAAAAACGGATACAGCGGGGAAACCTGGTTCTGCCCGAATTAACATGGATCTCGATGCCGCAGGGAAGTTGGCGCCCACTTTGCAGCTTAAGCTGACATTCAACATACTTGATAGTGTGTACGACAATCTGCCAATGACCGGCGGCGGCGTCATCAATGTGAACGATAAACGGCTGTTGCCAAGTGAGGCGCAACTGTCGGTCGCAGGAAATAGCGCGCAACTAAAGGGAAATTTTGGTGCAATCGGCGATCATTTTAATTTCAAGGTGGACGCGCCGGAATTGCAGCGCCTTGGATTCGGTTTGTCGGGTGCACTCCATACGGAAGGGCAGGTCAGCGGGAGTATGCAAAAGCCCGCCGTTAAGGCCACTTATCGCGCGGAAAAACTCGTATTTGGTGCGCAGAAAATCGACAGTTTGTCCGGGCAAGCTGACATTCAGGCGGACTTGAATGCCAAGGTAGATGCTGCCGCCAATCGCCTGCAACTCAGCATTGTGGCGCTTGGTTACCATGGTCCGGATATCGCATTAAGCAAATTGAACGCGACCCTGATGGGGACTTTTGGCGATCACAGTCTGAAACTTGATACGGTCGGGACGGTACGTGAAAAACCACTAGCGCTGACCTTGGCGGCGCAAGGAAAAGTGACGCAGAACGCCGCCGGTTATGGATGGCAAGGCACTCTTAGCGAATTGAAAAATCAAGGGATGCCACGGATCTCGTTAGATACCCCTTTAGCTATTAGCGCGTCTGAAGATAAGCTTATTTTGGGCGCGACCCGCCTGACGATTGCCGACGCTGTCATTGATCTTAAAAACCTGAACATCGACCACGGCCGCATTCAATCTGCCGGTGCGGTGAATGCATTGAATGTCAAAACCCTGGTTGATCTGGCACAAGAATTCACCGGCAAAGCGCCGCCGATCAAGACCGACCTGATACTCGACAGCCGCTGGGATTTCGGGTTGTCGGATCGGGCCACCGGCTTTATCGAGATTAACCGTCGTAGCGGCGATATTCGGGTAGCGTCGGGACGCGGAGATATTGCGCTCGGATTGACGGCGCTGCGATTGCGTGCCGATTTGCAGGGAACTCAGATCAATGTGGATACGGCAGTGTCGGCAGGCAAAATTGGTTCTGCTAATGGCCACGTTAAATTGGGCCTGATTCGTATTGGAAATGGCCTGACGATCACGGACAACTCTGCGTTATCCGGCGGTGTAAAGGCCAGCATTCCACAACTTAAAAGCGTGGGTGGTTTGATCGGACCGCAAGTTGCTCTGGATGGCAACCTTGGGATGGATTTAACCTTAGGCGGCATGGTGGGACAGCCCACCATTTCCGGTAAGGTCTCCGGCGACAATCTAGCCGTCACCTTGTACGATCAGGGAATAAAATTACGAGATGGTATCGCCCGTATCAATCTGGAAAAAAATGTTATTGCATTGCAGCAGCTGGAATTCCACGGTGGCGATGGAACAATACGTGCGACCGGTCAGCTCCAGTTGGGGAAGTCGAATCCCGATGTGACAGCAACCATTGTCGCTGATCGGTTGCAATTATTTGCCAGTCCAGACCGCCAGTTGATGCTGTCCGGGCAGGCAAAGGTGGCAAACGTCAATGAGCAGTTGCGTGTTGATGGCAAATTCATTATCGACAAGGCCCTATTCGATTTACCGAAGAATAGCGCACCGACGCTCGGCGATGATGTCATCGTCGTCCGCAATAACGGCAACGCAAGTTCGGTAGCGTTGACGGACAAGCAAAAATTAGCAAAAACTGCAGAAAAACCGGCAGGCAGCTTCACGCCGGTGATGAATATTGAAGTTAATTTTGGGAACGATTTTCGCTTCCGCGGCAGTGGTGCCGATCTGAAATTAGGCGGTACGATGTCGGTGCATAGTGAACCTTTGGCACCGCTGCGGGCCAGCGGAACGATCCGCGTCACCACAGGGACTTATGAAGTGTTTGGACGCAAACTGGCGATTGAACGCGGTCTGATCAATTTCACGGGCCCGCTTAACAATCCTAACATCAACATTCTGGCGATGCGTCGTAATCAAGACGTCGAAGCGGGTGCCGAAATTAGCGGGTACGCCTCGGCACCCAGAGTCAAACTGGTCTCTGAACCAAACGTCTCAGACGAAGAAAAACTGTCGTGGTTGATGTTCGGTCACGGTAGCGACAGCAGTGCACTTGGCCAGCGTCAAGCCGCCGGTCAAGCCTTGGCGTTGTTAGGAAATTATGGCGGAAAAAAAATCGCACAAGGCGTCGGTCTCGATGAGTTTTCTATCGGTTCGAGCGAGTCGGGCCTGGTGGATGAACAGGTGGTCAATATCGGCAAAGCGATTACAGAAAAAATTAATCTCGGTTACGAACAAGGTCTGACCAGTGCTGCTAGCGTATTGAAACTCTCGTGGCAATTCTCGCGCCGATGGTCAATGGTTTTACGCGGTGGGACCATCAACGGACTAGACGTTCTGTTCACTAAACGCTTTGATTCGTTTTGGGCGGAAAAAAAGGGAAAAAGCGCCGTCGAAAAATCGGAAGAAGAGTTGCAATAA
- a CDS encoding CoA pyrophosphatase: protein MVKLTLDPLMMPIDAVAGEMALAPDRMNADWLRQRFARPPLWFPESVGQQLRGSVGEGTPTAAAVLIPIIMHPDVPTLLFTQRTAHLTDHAGQVSFPGGRSEPSDSSPTETALREAEEEIGLPRGEVEVIGTLPEYFTGTGYRVTPVAGLIRPPASLRANPDEVAEIFEVPLAFLMDGLNHQLRTFDLPDGYRRTFYAMPYERFFIWGATAAMLRNLFHFLRA, encoded by the coding sequence TTGGTCAAACTTACTCTCGATCCTCTGATGATGCCAATTGACGCCGTCGCTGGTGAGATGGCGCTTGCGCCCGATCGGATGAACGCTGACTGGCTACGACAACGCTTCGCCCGACCGCCTCTATGGTTTCCCGAAAGTGTCGGACAGCAATTGCGTGGATCGGTGGGAGAGGGCACGCCCACAGCGGCTGCGGTCCTGATCCCGATCATCATGCACCCCGACGTGCCAACGTTATTGTTCACGCAGCGCACGGCACATTTGACGGACCACGCAGGCCAGGTGAGCTTCCCCGGCGGAAGGTCTGAACCCTCTGATAGCTCGCCGACCGAGACGGCGTTACGTGAGGCAGAGGAAGAGATCGGGCTGCCACGTGGAGAAGTAGAAGTAATCGGGACCTTACCTGAATATTTTACCGGGACCGGTTATCGTGTAACGCCTGTCGCCGGACTTATTCGGCCCCCCGCATCACTACGTGCTAATCCCGATGAAGTAGCGGAAATTTTCGAAGTGCCACTCGCCTTTTTGATGGATGGTCTGAATCATCAATTGCGGACTTTCGATTTGCCCGACGGTTACCGACGGACATTTTACGCGATGCCGTATGAGCGATTTTTCATCTGGGGCGCGACCGCGGCCATGCTGCGTAACTTATTTCACTTTCTTCGCGCATAA
- a CDS encoding M48 family metallopeptidase: MIPLRYLQAYPPALQDQIRQLIEQQRLGDYLLKRYPGKHAVQNDKALYNYTLSLKQAHLKNAPSIDKVLYDSRLDLTHKALGLHTAISRVQGGKLKAKKEIRVAALFKEAAPEFLEMIVVHELAHLKEQDHNKAFYKLCEYMLPEYHQLEFDLRVFLTYRELLKNGH; encoded by the coding sequence ATGATTCCGCTCAGATACCTACAGGCTTATCCACCTGCCCTACAAGACCAGATACGCCAGCTTATCGAACAGCAACGTTTAGGCGACTATTTGCTGAAGCGCTATCCCGGTAAGCACGCGGTGCAAAATGATAAAGCTCTGTACAACTACACATTGTCGCTGAAACAGGCGCATCTAAAAAATGCCCCCAGCATCGATAAAGTGCTGTACGACAGCCGTCTCGATTTGACGCATAAAGCTTTAGGATTGCATACCGCGATTTCCAGGGTCCAGGGTGGAAAGCTGAAGGCGAAAAAAGAAATTCGGGTCGCGGCACTGTTCAAAGAAGCTGCGCCAGAGTTTTTGGAAATGATCGTCGTACACGAACTGGCGCATCTGAAAGAACAAGACCACAACAAAGCGTTTTACAAACTGTGTGAGTACATGCTACCGGAATACCATCAGCTTGAATTCGATTTACGGGTGTTCCTGACTTACCGTGAATTGCTTAAAAATGGGCATTAG
- a CDS encoding CobD/CbiB family protein, with protein MTFLSILFALLIEQLKPLRADNPVYTWVKHFALVVEGWLNAGQARHGRLGWFCVMLALMVPTALIYWVCVHIGAWAAFIWNVVIVYLTLGFRHYSHYFTSIQLALNTGDDATARTLLAEWTKQDTTDMEVGEISRIAVEKALITTHRNVFGVFFWFLMPLGPACAVMYRVAEYLARAWNEPDHMKSEEFGRFATQAFYWIDWIPARLTAAAFAVVGNFEDAIFAWRNFANRWKSETDGIILSSGGGAMGILLGTPDENASDFLPVDAATVDSTGIETDSPPGDLPTPRALQSTVGLVWRALLLWMFLLLLFSVGVWLG; from the coding sequence ATGACTTTTCTCTCCATTCTGTTTGCATTATTAATCGAGCAATTAAAACCGCTTCGAGCGGATAATCCGGTCTATACATGGGTCAAGCACTTCGCCCTTGTAGTGGAAGGTTGGTTAAACGCAGGGCAAGCGCGGCACGGGAGGTTGGGGTGGTTTTGTGTGATGCTGGCCTTAATGGTTCCCACAGCGTTAATTTATTGGGTCTGTGTGCACATCGGCGCATGGGCAGCGTTCATATGGAACGTTGTGATTGTTTACCTGACCTTAGGGTTTCGACATTACAGCCATTACTTCACCTCTATTCAATTGGCTCTCAATACCGGCGACGACGCGACTGCACGCACGTTGCTGGCCGAGTGGACCAAACAGGATACAACCGATATGGAGGTGGGTGAAATATCTCGCATCGCGGTGGAAAAGGCTTTAATCACGACGCACCGGAACGTGTTTGGCGTATTTTTCTGGTTCCTGATGCCGCTAGGCCCAGCTTGTGCAGTGATGTACAGAGTTGCTGAGTATCTGGCGCGGGCCTGGAATGAGCCGGATCACATGAAAAGTGAAGAGTTCGGTCGGTTTGCAACCCAGGCATTTTATTGGATAGATTGGATCCCTGCGCGATTGACCGCGGCGGCTTTTGCTGTTGTGGGTAATTTCGAGGATGCCATTTTCGCCTGGCGCAATTTTGCTAACCGCTGGAAGAGTGAAACCGATGGCATTATTTTGTCATCCGGCGGTGGTGCGATGGGTATTTTGTTGGGTACCCCGGATGAAAATGCCAGTGATTTTCTTCCGGTAGATGCCGCGACCGTGGACTCGACGGGAATCGAGACTGACAGTCCACCGGGCGATTTGCCTACCCCGCGTGCGCTCCAAAGTACGGTTGGCCTGGTTTGGCGCGCCTTGTTATTGTGGATGTTTTTGCTACTACTTTTTTCAGTGGGCGTCTGGTTGGGGTGA
- a CDS encoding autotransporter assembly complex family protein — translation MRTYRRRKYAFWFASPLCVAVFGVLFLHGTNAFAVYKVEIEAPKEISALLKEHLDLVRYKDRADISDDQLKFMLDTVNDQVAQLTSTEGYFLPTTEVTVAPGEVKVIHLKVDPHQRTVVSSATIDVTGKVVMEVPERIPRIQRNWRLPVGQPFRQSDWDSAKEHSLQLLQYKGFPSAKIVHSEAKIEADNSAAQLSVEYDSGPSFTLGGLQIAGTKRYPNTIIQNVNPLSVGENYDLDRLLYLQRQIQNTGYFGNVIVGIDDDPNHPALTPVKVQVTEFPAQRLRAGVGYATDTGAQVQGGYSNYNVFGDAWVFDSTAKIEQRQQYGSLSLNMPPDQRSFVNGINSSYDRTTLQGVDLRSQRIGLKRARSLENYDTALTLDYYRDSLQQTDGAVLPPDTVVLPGKHQAVVPGFSWTRRDVDDQIFPTEGHIFSVQTGIALKGLLTDQSFFRAYLRYKKYIPIAKRDIIIFRLEGGAVFTKGDSAEVPASLLFRAGGNESVRGYSYQSIGNTQNGTVYPTKYLVTASAEYQHWFNHSWGAAVFYDIGAATNSWVDRQIKVGTGVGARWRSPVGPVNLDLAYGVQAKQFRPHVSLGIAF, via the coding sequence ATGAGGACATACCGCCGCCGCAAATATGCCTTCTGGTTCGCAAGCCCACTCTGCGTTGCGGTTTTTGGCGTCCTCTTTCTTCATGGCACGAACGCTTTTGCTGTGTATAAGGTCGAGATTGAGGCACCTAAAGAAATCAGTGCACTACTGAAAGAGCACCTCGATCTGGTGCGCTACAAGGATCGGGCCGATATCAGCGACGACCAGCTAAAATTCATGCTCGACACGGTGAATGATCAAGTTGCCCAACTTACCTCTACTGAAGGTTATTTTTTGCCGACTACTGAAGTGACGGTCGCGCCTGGTGAGGTCAAAGTAATCCATCTGAAAGTCGATCCGCATCAACGCACGGTTGTGTCCAGTGCAACTATCGATGTGACCGGAAAAGTGGTGATGGAAGTGCCAGAGCGGATTCCCCGGATTCAGCGCAACTGGCGTTTGCCGGTCGGCCAGCCGTTTCGTCAGAGTGATTGGGATTCCGCCAAAGAACATAGTTTGCAGCTGTTGCAATACAAGGGATTTCCATCGGCGAAGATCGTGCATTCCGAAGCTAAAATTGAGGCCGACAATAGCGCTGCGCAGTTGTCGGTGGAATACGATAGCGGGCCGTCATTCACGCTGGGTGGGCTCCAAATTGCCGGCACAAAACGCTATCCAAATACGATCATCCAAAACGTCAACCCACTGAGCGTGGGTGAGAATTACGACCTGGACCGTTTGCTCTACCTGCAACGCCAAATACAAAATACCGGCTATTTCGGGAATGTGATCGTCGGCATTGACGATGATCCGAACCATCCAGCATTGACTCCGGTGAAAGTCCAGGTCACCGAATTTCCGGCGCAACGCCTGCGTGCCGGGGTCGGATATGCGACAGACACTGGTGCGCAAGTGCAGGGTGGCTATTCGAATTACAACGTGTTCGGGGATGCCTGGGTGTTTGATAGTACGGCTAAAATTGAGCAGCGCCAGCAGTATGGTTCGCTCAGCCTGAATATGCCGCCGGACCAGCGCAGCTTTGTGAATGGGATTAATTCCTCGTATGATCGCACCACGTTGCAAGGGGTGGATTTGCGTAGCCAGAGGATCGGTTTGAAACGTGCGCGTTCGCTGGAAAATTACGATACGGCGCTGACGCTTGATTATTATCGGGATTCGCTACAGCAGACTGATGGTGCGGTCTTACCGCCAGACACGGTCGTTTTGCCGGGCAAACATCAAGCCGTTGTGCCGGGATTTAGCTGGACCCGACGGGACGTTGATGACCAGATTTTTCCGACCGAGGGCCATATATTTTCTGTCCAGACCGGTATCGCTTTAAAAGGCTTACTCACCGATCAAAGTTTCTTTCGTGCGTATCTGCGTTATAAGAAATACATTCCGATCGCCAAACGCGACATCATCATTTTTCGTCTGGAAGGCGGTGCAGTCTTTACCAAAGGTGATAGTGCGGAAGTCCCGGCGTCCCTGTTGTTTCGTGCGGGGGGAAACGAATCGGTGCGCGGGTATAGTTATCAGAGTATCGGCAATACCCAAAATGGAACCGTCTATCCAACCAAGTATCTGGTGACTGCCAGCGCTGAATATCAGCACTGGTTCAATCATAGTTGGGGTGCTGCGGTGTTTTACGATATCGGCGCGGCGACGAATAGCTGGGTAGACCGGCAAATCAAGGTCGGCACGGGAGTGGGCGCGCGTTGGCGCAGCCCGGTTGGGCCTGTCAACCTTGATCTGGCGTATGGGGTGCAAGCCAAACAATTTCGACCGCACGTTTCACTAGGCATTGCGTTCTGA